The Streptomyces sp. NBC_01689 genome includes a window with the following:
- a CDS encoding DUF4429 domain-containing protein, protein MAEIIQRDGTWVFDGSAVRITPGLHRSVPLFRQTYGEITVPLEAVSGIVHEPERKRGRLRLRLRQGADPLLQATGGRLPDAADPYRLTVDLDRSGIAEYVAEEIRRALLLEQVPKEPARTYLLAGPPVPVSVRSSDGTVSFDGAQVRIDWADTSHRVKRATGPRIIAVDDLLQVAWLPNSGYEDGFLRFVTRDTVFSELPPEKDPFALDLWGSARRDLLTALVAAAVTARLPHPSLRAGEFADRPPQAPAPVRADYHDVLLRRLRELGELHRDGVLTDEEFAMTKAAVLKGFS, encoded by the coding sequence ATGGCCGAGATCATCCAGCGCGACGGGACCTGGGTCTTCGACGGCAGCGCGGTCAGGATCACGCCGGGCCTGCACCGTTCCGTACCCCTGTTCCGGCAGACGTACGGGGAGATCACGGTTCCCCTGGAAGCGGTGTCCGGCATCGTGCACGAGCCCGAACGCAAGCGCGGGCGGCTGCGTCTGAGGCTTCGTCAGGGGGCCGATCCGCTGCTCCAGGCGACCGGGGGACGGCTTCCGGACGCCGCCGATCCGTACCGGCTGACGGTCGACCTCGACCGCTCCGGGATCGCCGAGTACGTCGCCGAGGAGATCCGGCGCGCGCTGCTCCTGGAGCAGGTCCCCAAGGAGCCGGCGCGGACCTACCTCCTCGCGGGGCCGCCGGTGCCCGTCTCGGTGCGCTCCAGTGACGGCACGGTCTCCTTCGACGGCGCGCAGGTACGGATCGACTGGGCGGACACCTCGCACCGGGTCAAGCGCGCGACGGGCCCGCGGATCATCGCCGTCGACGATCTGCTCCAGGTGGCATGGCTGCCCAACTCCGGTTACGAGGACGGGTTCCTGCGCTTCGTGACGCGCGACACCGTGTTCTCCGAACTGCCGCCCGAGAAGGACCCGTTCGCTCTCGACCTGTGGGGCAGCGCGCGCCGCGACCTGCTCACCGCGCTCGTCGCCGCGGCGGTGACGGCCCGCCTCCCGCATCCCTCGCTCCGGGCGGGCGAGTTCGCCGACCGGCCGCCGCAGGCGCCCGCACCGGTCCGCGCCGACTATCACGACGTACTCCTGCGCCGGCTGCGCGAACTGGGCGAGCTGCACCGGGACGGGGTGCTCACGGACGAGGAGTTCGCGATGACGAAGGCGGCGGTCCTGAAGGGCTTCAGCTGA
- a CDS encoding succinic semialdehyde dehydrogenase, with product MTDSQAPEIIGTDQPEKTGTNPLAPAPVGARTAADVVTPELVAQLTKGVVGSGRTANHTPFTGEKLADLPESTPEDVATAFERARGAQPAWAATPVRQRAAVLLRFHDLVLARQAEVLDLIQLETGKARLHAHEEVQAVVVAARHYGRRAPAYLRPKRHAGAMPTLTKVTELRHPRGVVGQIAPWNYPLELSVGDALPAFVAGNAVVMKPDTETCLTALWARDLLIESGLPAQVFQVVIGDGPVVGPEVVKHADYVSFTGSTRTGREVAQGAAARLVGVSLELGGKNAMVVLEDADIDKAAAGAVRACFSSAGQLCISIERLYVHESVADAFAERFAARTRAMRLGTSLAYGADMGSLVGERQLETVTRHVDEAVAKGAKVLAGGVARPDIGPYFYEPTVLDGVEAPMAVCSEETFGPVVSLYRFRTDDEVVDLANSTAYGLNSSVWTKDGRRGRAVAARLRTGTVNVNEGYAPAYGSVQSPMGGMKDSGLGRRHGSEGILKYTEAQTVAQQRLLPMAPSLGMDDEKYAAFMSRSLRVMKALRLR from the coding sequence ATGACGGACTCGCAGGCCCCGGAAATCATCGGTACGGACCAGCCGGAAAAGACCGGCACCAACCCCCTCGCCCCCGCCCCCGTGGGCGCCCGCACCGCTGCCGACGTGGTCACGCCCGAGCTGGTCGCGCAGCTCACCAAGGGCGTCGTCGGCTCCGGACGGACGGCCAACCACACCCCGTTCACCGGCGAGAAGCTGGCCGACCTGCCCGAGTCCACCCCCGAGGACGTCGCCACGGCCTTCGAGCGGGCCCGCGGGGCGCAGCCGGCCTGGGCCGCCACCCCGGTGCGGCAGCGCGCCGCCGTCCTGCTGCGCTTCCACGACCTGGTGCTCGCGCGCCAGGCCGAGGTGCTGGACCTCATCCAGCTGGAGACCGGCAAGGCCCGGCTGCACGCGCACGAGGAGGTGCAGGCCGTCGTCGTGGCCGCGCGCCACTACGGCCGCAGGGCACCGGCCTACCTCCGTCCCAAGCGGCACGCCGGCGCGATGCCCACCCTCACCAAGGTCACCGAACTGCGTCACCCGCGCGGCGTCGTCGGCCAGATCGCACCCTGGAACTACCCGCTCGAACTCTCCGTCGGCGACGCGCTGCCCGCGTTCGTCGCGGGCAACGCCGTCGTCATGAAGCCCGACACCGAGACCTGCCTCACCGCGCTCTGGGCGCGTGACCTGCTGATCGAGTCCGGGCTGCCCGCCCAGGTCTTCCAGGTGGTCATCGGGGACGGTCCGGTCGTCGGGCCCGAGGTCGTCAAGCACGCGGACTACGTCTCGTTCACCGGGTCCACCCGCACCGGCCGTGAGGTCGCCCAGGGCGCGGCGGCCCGGCTCGTGGGCGTCTCCCTCGAACTCGGCGGCAAGAACGCCATGGTGGTCCTGGAGGACGCCGACATCGACAAGGCCGCCGCGGGTGCCGTCCGCGCCTGCTTCTCCTCCGCCGGCCAGCTCTGCATCTCCATCGAGCGGCTGTACGTCCACGAGTCCGTCGCCGACGCGTTCGCGGAGCGTTTCGCCGCCCGCACCCGGGCCATGCGGCTCGGCACCTCCCTCGCCTACGGGGCCGACATGGGCTCGCTGGTGGGGGAGCGGCAGCTGGAGACCGTGACCCGGCACGTGGACGAAGCGGTCGCCAAGGGCGCGAAGGTGCTGGCCGGGGGCGTCGCCCGGCCCGACATCGGTCCCTACTTCTACGAGCCCACCGTTCTCGACGGCGTCGAGGCGCCCATGGCCGTCTGCAGCGAGGAGACCTTCGGGCCGGTGGTCTCGCTGTACCGCTTCCGGACGGACGACGAGGTTGTCGACCTTGCCAACTCCACGGCGTACGGCCTCAATTCCTCCGTCTGGACGAAGGACGGCCGGCGCGGACGCGCGGTCGCGGCCCGGCTGCGCACGGGCACCGTGAACGTCAACGAGGGCTACGCGCCCGCGTACGGAAGCGTCCAGTCGCCGATGGGCGGCATGAAGGACTCGGGACTCGGCCGGCGGCACGGATCCGAGGGCATCCTCAAGTACACCGAGGCGCAGACCGTCGCCCAGCAGCGGCTGCTGCCGATGGCACCGTCGCTCGGCATGGACGACGAGAAGTACGCGGCGTTCATGAGCCGGAGCCTGCGGGTCATGAAGGCGCTGCGCCTCCGCTAG
- a CDS encoding DoxX family protein, with protein MTHGMRTDAQGSYVDSGGGRDGWRETATRYALLPLRIFLGVTFIYAGIDKLTNSAFLSDSGAGSIGDLMRSVRDSSAIPALVDLALKSPVGFGYAIALGELAVGIGTLVGLLARLAAFGGALISLSLWLTVSWASDPYYYGNDLAYLMAWLPLVLAGASVFSLDALWRARRGGRAGEYRY; from the coding sequence ATGACTCACGGTATGCGAACGGACGCCCAGGGTTCTTACGTCGACAGCGGCGGCGGGCGGGACGGGTGGCGCGAGACGGCCACGCGGTACGCCCTGCTGCCGCTGCGCATCTTCCTCGGCGTCACCTTCATCTACGCGGGGATCGACAAGCTCACCAACAGCGCCTTCCTCTCCGACTCCGGCGCGGGCTCCATCGGGGACCTGATGCGGTCGGTGCGTGACTCCTCGGCGATCCCGGCCCTGGTCGACCTCGCGCTGAAGAGCCCCGTCGGTTTCGGCTACGCCATCGCCCTCGGCGAACTGGCCGTCGGCATCGGCACGCTCGTCGGACTGCTGGCCCGCCTCGCGGCGTTCGGCGGCGCGTTGATCTCCCTCAGCCTGTGGCTGACGGTCAGCTGGGCCTCCGACCCGTACTACTACGGCAACGACCTCGCCTATCTGATGGCCTGGCTGCCGCTGGTGCTCGCCGGTGCCTCGGTCTTCTCCCTCGACGCGCTCTGGCGGGCGCGGCGCGGCGGACGGGCCGGGGAGTACCGCTACTAG
- a CDS encoding chorismate mutase: protein MADVTDVLNRTGARTDEAAGVITDARDRVDALDDRIIGLVQERMAVSAVIQQARMESGGRRVNLSREMEVLGRYRDALGKPGTSLAMTLLELCRGRV, encoded by the coding sequence ATGGCCGACGTGACCGACGTACTGAACAGGACCGGCGCCCGTACCGACGAGGCGGCCGGCGTGATCACCGACGCCCGTGACCGCGTCGACGCCCTCGACGACCGGATCATCGGCCTCGTGCAGGAACGCATGGCCGTCTCCGCGGTGATCCAGCAGGCCCGGATGGAGTCCGGCGGCCGTCGCGTGAACCTCTCCCGCGAGATGGAGGTCCTCGGCCGCTACCGGGACGCGCTGGGCAAGCCGGGCACGTCGCTGGCCATGACCCTGCTGGAGCTGTGCCGCGGCCGAGTCTGA
- a CDS encoding class II aldolase/adducin family protein: MQGPTPPLPLPTDQLQFAMPPMYDSPDDERRHRKERLAGALRIFGRLGFEDGVSGHITARDPEYSDCFWVNPFGMPFKHVTVSDLVMANQDGQVVEGRYHVNQAAFTVHAQVHAARPDVVAVAHCHSVHGRALSALGDLLDPISQESCAFYEDHALYDTYSGVAVDTEEGRRIAGALGSRKALVLRNHGLLTVGDSVDAAAWWFLSMERSSQVQLTAQAAGRPVLIDHKQAVATREQLGGDLVAWINYQPLWQDISRSEPDLLS, translated from the coding sequence ATGCAAGGGCCCACGCCGCCCCTGCCCCTACCGACCGACCAGCTCCAGTTCGCCATGCCGCCGATGTACGACTCGCCGGACGACGAGCGGCGCCACCGCAAGGAGCGGCTGGCGGGAGCGCTGCGGATCTTCGGGCGGCTCGGATTCGAGGACGGGGTCTCCGGCCACATCACCGCGCGCGACCCGGAGTACAGCGACTGCTTCTGGGTGAACCCCTTCGGGATGCCCTTCAAGCACGTCACCGTGAGCGACCTGGTCATGGCCAACCAGGACGGGCAGGTGGTCGAGGGCCGCTATCACGTGAACCAGGCGGCGTTCACCGTGCACGCCCAGGTCCACGCCGCCCGCCCCGACGTCGTCGCCGTCGCCCACTGCCACTCGGTGCACGGCCGCGCGCTCTCCGCCCTCGGTGATCTCCTCGACCCGATCAGCCAGGAGAGCTGTGCCTTCTACGAGGACCACGCGCTCTACGACACCTACAGCGGCGTCGCCGTGGACACCGAGGAGGGCCGCCGCATCGCCGGCGCGCTCGGCAGCCGCAAGGCGCTGGTGCTGCGCAACCACGGCCTGCTCACCGTCGGCGACTCGGTGGACGCGGCGGCCTGGTGGTTCCTGTCGATGGAGCGCTCCAGCCAGGTCCAGCTCACCGCGCAGGCGGCGGGCCGCCCCGTCCTCATCGACCACAAGCAGGCCGTCGCGACCCGGGAGCAGCTCGGCGGCGACCTGGTGGCCTGGATCAACTACCAGCCCCTGTGGCAGGACATCAGCAGGAGCGAGCCGGACCTCCTCAGCTGA
- a CDS encoding GMC family oxidoreductase codes for MAQENSVQEQHDDSAYDYDVLVVGSGFGGSVTALRLTEKGYRVGVLEAGRRFTRETLPKNSWDVRNYLWAPSLGMYGIQRIHLLGNVMVLAGAGVGGGSLNYANTLYVPPKAFFDDPQWKDITDWREELEPYYDQARRMLGVRLNPTTTPSDVHLKAAAQRMGVGDTFHMAPVGVFFGDGQDADGAARARPGGEVEDPYFGGAGPGRTACTECGECMTGCRHGAKNTLNENYLYLAEKAGAVVHPMTTVVSVTDDSRGGHAVATLPTDARRKGAGRMFTARRVVIAAGTYGTQTLLHRMRAGGQLPRLSPRLGELTRTNSEALVGAQTDNRRYRRATGEPKADFTRGVAITSSIHPDENTHIEPVRYGRGSNSMGSLSILQVPYAEGSSRVLGWLANAVRHPLLVARSLSNRHWSERTIIGLVMQSLDNSLTTYLKPKGVGKGLLTARQGHGAPNPKQIRAASEAASTLAAEINGFAGSNVGELMGTPLTAHFLGGCPIGASADEGVIDPYHRLYGHPGISVVDGAAVSANLGVNPSLTITAQAERAMSYWPNKGKADPRPAQGAAYERLKPVEPLRPAVPADAFGALRLPFLGMPTVPRKK; via the coding sequence GTGGCACAGGAGAACTCCGTCCAGGAGCAGCACGACGACTCCGCGTACGACTACGACGTCCTCGTGGTCGGCTCCGGCTTCGGCGGTTCCGTCACGGCCCTGCGCCTGACGGAGAAGGGGTACCGCGTCGGAGTGCTGGAGGCCGGCCGCCGCTTCACCCGCGAGACGCTGCCGAAGAACTCGTGGGACGTGCGGAACTATCTCTGGGCCCCCTCGCTCGGGATGTACGGCATCCAGCGCATCCATCTGCTGGGCAACGTCATGGTCCTGGCGGGGGCGGGCGTCGGCGGCGGCTCCCTCAACTACGCCAACACCCTCTACGTACCGCCGAAGGCGTTCTTCGACGATCCGCAGTGGAAGGACATCACGGACTGGCGGGAGGAGCTGGAGCCGTACTACGACCAGGCCCGGCGCATGCTCGGTGTCCGGCTCAACCCGACGACGACCCCGTCCGACGTCCATCTCAAGGCGGCCGCGCAGCGGATGGGCGTCGGCGACACCTTCCACATGGCGCCGGTCGGGGTCTTCTTCGGGGACGGGCAGGACGCGGACGGCGCGGCCCGGGCCCGGCCCGGCGGGGAGGTCGAGGACCCGTACTTCGGGGGCGCGGGGCCCGGCCGCACGGCGTGCACCGAGTGCGGTGAGTGCATGACCGGCTGCCGGCACGGAGCGAAGAACACCCTCAACGAGAACTACCTGTACCTGGCCGAGAAGGCCGGCGCGGTCGTGCACCCGATGACGACCGTCGTGTCCGTGACCGACGACTCGCGCGGCGGCCACGCCGTGGCCACCCTGCCCACCGATGCCCGGCGCAAGGGCGCCGGACGGATGTTCACGGCGCGCCGGGTCGTGATCGCGGCCGGTACCTACGGCACCCAGACGCTGCTGCACCGCATGAGGGCGGGCGGGCAGCTGCCCCGCCTCTCGCCACGGCTGGGAGAACTGACCCGCACCAACTCGGAGGCGCTGGTCGGCGCGCAGACGGACAACCGCCGCTACCGCAGGGCGACCGGCGAGCCGAAGGCCGACTTCACCCGGGGTGTGGCCATCACGTCCTCGATCCATCCCGACGAGAACACGCACATCGAACCGGTCCGCTACGGGCGGGGGTCGAACTCGATGGGCAGCCTCTCCATCCTTCAAGTGCCTTACGCGGAGGGCTCGTCGAGGGTTCTGGGCTGGCTGGCCAACGCCGTGCGGCACCCGCTGCTGGTGGCCCGTTCGCTCTCCAACCGGCACTGGTCGGAGCGGACCATCATCGGCCTGGTGATGCAGTCCCTGGACAACTCGCTCACCACCTATCTGAAGCCCAAGGGCGTGGGCAAGGGGCTGCTGACCGCCCGGCAAGGACATGGAGCCCCCAACCCCAAGCAGATCAGGGCGGCTTCGGAGGCCGCGTCCACCCTCGCCGCCGAGATCAACGGCTTCGCCGGCAGCAACGTGGGCGAGCTGATGGGCACCCCGCTCACCGCGCACTTCCTGGGCGGCTGTCCGATCGGCGCGAGTGCCGACGAGGGCGTGATCGACCCGTACCACCGGTTGTACGGGCACCCGGGGATCTCGGTGGTCGACGGCGCCGCCGTCTCCGCGAACCTGGGCGTCAACCCGTCGCTGACCATCACGGCCCAGGCCGAGCGCGCGATGTCGTACTGGCCCAACAAGGGGAAGGCGGACCCGCGCCCGGCGCAGGGAGCCGCGTACGAGCGGCTGAAGCCGGTCGAGCCCCTCAGGCCCGCCGTTCCCGCGGACGCCTTCGGCGCGCTGAGGCTGCCGTTCCTGGGGATGCCGACGGTGCCGCGGAAGAAGTAG
- the guaA gene encoding glutamine-hydrolyzing GMP synthase — MPEASPAAPDTVLVVDFGAQYAQLIARRVREARVYSEIVPSTMPVQEMLAKNPAAIILSGGPSSVYAESAPRLDRELFEAGVPVFGMCYGFQLMATALGGTVDNTGAREYGRTPLHVSKSGSTLFEGTPDEQSVWMSHGDACSAAPEGFTVTASTDVVPVAAFENDEKKLYGVQYHPEVMHSTHGQQVLEHFLYRGAGLEPDWTTGNVIEEQVALIREQVGGKRAICGLSGGVDSAVAAALVQKAIGSQLTCVYVDHGLMRKGETEQVEKDFVAATGVQLKVVDAQERFLDALKGVSDPEEKRKIIGREFIRVFEQAQAEIVAEAAEGEDVAFLVQGTLYPDVVESGGGTGTANIKSHHNVGGLPEDLEFELVEPLRKLFKDEVRMVGQELGLPDEIVQRQPFPGPGLGIRIVGEVTKDRLDLLREADAIAREELTAAGLDRDIWQCPVVLLADVRSVGVQGDGRTYGHPIVLRPVSSEDAMTADWSRLPYEVLAKISTRITNEVADVNRVVLDVTSKPPGTIEWE; from the coding sequence GTGCCAGAAGCGTCCCCCGCCGCCCCCGACACCGTCCTGGTCGTCGACTTCGGTGCGCAGTACGCCCAGCTCATCGCCCGTCGCGTCCGCGAGGCGCGGGTCTACAGCGAGATCGTGCCGAGCACCATGCCGGTCCAGGAGATGCTCGCCAAGAACCCGGCGGCGATCATCCTCTCCGGCGGCCCCTCGTCGGTGTACGCCGAGAGCGCACCCCGCCTCGACCGCGAGCTCTTCGAGGCCGGTGTCCCGGTCTTCGGCATGTGCTACGGCTTCCAGCTGATGGCGACGGCCCTCGGCGGCACCGTCGACAACACGGGCGCCCGCGAGTACGGCCGTACGCCCCTGCACGTCTCGAAGTCGGGTTCGACCCTGTTCGAGGGCACCCCGGACGAGCAGTCGGTGTGGATGTCGCACGGTGACGCGTGCAGCGCCGCCCCCGAGGGCTTCACGGTGACGGCCTCCACGGACGTCGTCCCGGTCGCGGCCTTCGAGAACGACGAGAAGAAGCTCTACGGCGTCCAGTACCACCCCGAGGTCATGCACTCCACGCACGGCCAGCAGGTGCTGGAGCACTTCCTGTACCGCGGCGCCGGCCTGGAGCCGGACTGGACGACCGGCAACGTCATCGAGGAGCAGGTCGCCCTCATCCGCGAGCAGGTCGGTGGCAAGCGCGCCATCTGCGGTCTGTCCGGCGGTGTGGACTCCGCCGTCGCGGCCGCCCTCGTGCAGAAGGCCATCGGCTCCCAGCTGACCTGCGTGTACGTCGACCACGGTCTGATGCGCAAGGGCGAGACCGAGCAGGTCGAGAAGGACTTCGTGGCCGCGACCGGCGTCCAGCTGAAGGTCGTGGACGCGCAGGAGCGGTTCCTCGACGCGCTCAAGGGCGTCTCGGACCCCGAGGAGAAGCGGAAGATCATCGGCCGGGAGTTCATCCGGGTCTTCGAGCAGGCGCAGGCGGAGATCGTGGCCGAGGCCGCGGAGGGCGAGGACGTCGCCTTCCTGGTGCAGGGCACCCTCTACCCGGACGTGGTCGAGTCCGGCGGCGGTACCGGCACCGCCAACATCAAGTCCCACCACAACGTGGGCGGCCTCCCCGAGGACCTGGAGTTCGAGCTCGTCGAGCCGCTGCGCAAGCTGTTCAAGGACGAGGTGCGGATGGTCGGCCAGGAGCTCGGCCTGCCGGACGAGATCGTCCAGCGCCAGCCCTTCCCCGGTCCTGGCCTCGGTATCCGTATCGTCGGCGAGGTCACCAAGGACCGTCTCGACCTGCTGCGCGAGGCGGACGCCATCGCCCGCGAGGAGCTGACGGCGGCCGGCCTCGACCGCGACATCTGGCAGTGCCCGGTCGTCCTGCTCGCCGACGTCCGCAGCGTGGGTGTCCAGGGCGACGGCCGCACGTACGGCCACCCGATCGTGCTCCGTCCGGTGTCCAGCGAGGACGCGATGACGGCCGACTGGTCGCGGCTGCCCTACGAGGTCCTCGCGAAGATCTCGACGCGCATCACGAACGAGGTCGCCGACGTCAACCGTGTCGTCCTCGACGTGACGAGCAAGCCCCCGGGCACGATCGAGTGGGAGTAG
- a CDS encoding pyridoxamine 5'-phosphate oxidase family protein — MSRTNWAAFTAAAPDLARSAEERFTAFTHHVLATVRSDGAPRTSGIETRFLLGELWLGMMPDSLKALDLRRDPRFALQANPGPGTSMGGGDVRIGGRAVEVTDGDARRTYVKEVEPPEPFHLFRTELTEVVQTFVEDDTYLVVQVWKPGEPVRTLRRT, encoded by the coding sequence ATGAGCCGTACGAACTGGGCCGCCTTCACCGCCGCCGCACCCGACCTCGCCCGGTCGGCCGAGGAGCGGTTCACCGCGTTCACCCACCATGTCCTCGCGACCGTCCGCTCGGACGGCGCGCCCCGCACGAGCGGCATCGAGACGCGGTTCCTGCTCGGCGAGCTGTGGCTCGGCATGATGCCGGACTCGCTCAAGGCGCTCGACCTGCGCCGGGACCCGCGCTTCGCGCTCCAGGCGAACCCGGGGCCGGGCACCTCGATGGGCGGGGGCGACGTACGGATCGGCGGCCGGGCGGTGGAGGTCACCGACGGCGACGCGCGGCGGACGTACGTGAAAGAGGTGGAACCGCCGGAGCCGTTCCACCTCTTCCGCACCGAACTGACGGAGGTCGTACAGACCTTCGTCGAGGACGACACGTATCTGGTCGTCCAGGTCTGGAAGCCCGGAGAGCCGGTGCGGACCCTCAGGCGGACCTGA
- a CDS encoding LPXTG cell wall anchor domain-containing protein, whose amino-acid sequence MKLRRAMAVAAATAAIAPLALLSAPAAFASDDTTTPAAAVSESTSESTSASPSDSAPAPSASESASETAPAPSSSASTSASATASTSGKPSTSASPSQSSEPSAWPTEDCPVDDDGVDAGSQLSLAVTGLPGKIVAGSGWHNFTLSAANHSDQDLGQVQWLATVDNYSDSDDEDDWLSTYAQLEYFNPTSKSWESIADEVGNGIYFGETTLGGKQTVAIKLRVNISSKAPAGDGYALGLGGYVDQKQDCVHSSFAFYELTVLPAGSSNENPGTPKPGTGETPSGGTKPQGGADEIPATGSLASTGSSSALPTIALVGGVAVVAGAGAVFTVRRRRSGGAAA is encoded by the coding sequence ATGAAGCTTCGCCGTGCCATGGCCGTCGCGGCCGCGACGGCCGCCATAGCCCCACTGGCGCTGCTTTCGGCGCCGGCCGCGTTCGCGTCGGACGACACCACCACCCCGGCAGCGGCAGTGTCCGAGTCCACGAGCGAGTCGACGTCCGCGTCGCCGAGCGACTCCGCTCCCGCGCCGAGCGCCTCCGAGTCCGCGAGCGAGACCGCTCCGGCTCCGAGCAGCAGCGCGAGCACCAGCGCCAGTGCCACCGCCAGCACGTCCGGCAAGCCGTCGACGTCCGCCAGCCCTTCGCAGTCCTCGGAGCCGTCGGCGTGGCCGACGGAGGACTGCCCCGTCGACGACGACGGTGTGGACGCCGGTTCCCAGCTGTCCCTGGCCGTCACCGGACTGCCCGGCAAGATCGTCGCGGGCAGCGGCTGGCACAACTTCACGCTCTCCGCCGCCAACCACAGCGACCAGGACCTCGGTCAGGTCCAGTGGCTCGCCACGGTCGACAACTACTCGGACAGCGACGACGAGGACGACTGGCTGAGCACGTACGCCCAGCTCGAGTACTTCAACCCCACGAGCAAGTCGTGGGAGTCCATCGCGGACGAGGTCGGCAACGGCATCTACTTCGGTGAGACCACGCTGGGCGGCAAGCAGACGGTCGCCATCAAGCTGCGGGTCAACATCAGCTCGAAGGCCCCGGCCGGCGACGGCTACGCCCTCGGTCTGGGCGGCTACGTGGACCAGAAGCAGGACTGCGTCCACAGCTCCTTCGCGTTCTACGAGCTCACCGTCCTCCCGGCCGGCAGCAGCAACGAGAACCCGGGCACGCCCAAGCCGGGCACCGGTGAGACTCCGTCCGGCGGCACGAAGCCGCAGGGTGGCGCCGACGAGATCCCGGCCACGGGCAGCCTCGCCTCGACCGGTTCCTCGTCCGCCCTGCCGACGATCGCCCTCGTGGGCGGCGTCGCCGTCGTCGCCGGTGCCGGTGCGGTCTTCACGGTGCGTCGTCGCAGGTCAGGTGGCGCGGCCGCGTAA
- a CDS encoding PspC domain-containing protein — protein MTDQQRAAAEPPRGSGAPPGSAPGAEPRAQDDAVAPEAPHRFRRDRRHRMLGGVCAGLGRQCDMDPVIFRIVLAVLSATGGIGLIMYGFFWLFVPYDDEDENEVRKLLTGRVDGQALAAVLFALVGCGVFLSMLNNGGVLTFAVVLTLLLAGAGYWSQQRGAPDPDPLAAQAVADAPPEAQAPPVPDSYPSWWRDPIVKDGSHVGGTGYLWGPWDARDRDVAAAVNIARGTPRPDLRATREPRPRGPRWIGGWVFLFALAAGGLGSGLTWHDRPLGPSLQVGLSCALVVFGLGIALSAFVGRTGAGSLFLAVLTAALLAGSVALPKDITTHWKRTAWTPAAVTDVRKNYALGTGVGTLDLSRLELAGGQTVTARAEVGAGRLEVVVPKDVTVRLSIDVGLGDIQLPGDGKKDVDVEPGKVKQVTLAPAAGTRHGGTLDLDLHVGVGQAEVTRGTS, from the coding sequence ATGACAGATCAGCAGCGCGCGGCAGCGGAGCCGCCCCGTGGCTCCGGCGCCCCGCCGGGCTCCGCCCCGGGTGCCGAGCCGCGCGCACAGGACGACGCGGTGGCACCCGAGGCTCCGCACAGGTTCCGGCGCGACCGGCGGCACAGGATGCTGGGCGGAGTGTGCGCGGGGCTCGGACGCCAGTGCGACATGGACCCGGTGATCTTCCGGATCGTGCTCGCGGTGCTCTCCGCGACGGGCGGCATCGGCCTGATCATGTACGGCTTCTTCTGGCTGTTCGTGCCGTACGACGACGAGGACGAGAACGAGGTGCGCAAGCTCCTCACCGGCCGGGTGGACGGCCAGGCGCTGGCGGCCGTGCTGTTCGCCCTCGTCGGCTGCGGTGTCTTCCTCTCCATGCTCAACAACGGCGGGGTGCTCACCTTCGCCGTGGTGCTCACGCTGCTTCTCGCGGGCGCGGGCTACTGGTCGCAGCAGCGCGGCGCGCCCGACCCGGACCCGCTCGCCGCCCAGGCCGTGGCCGACGCCCCGCCCGAGGCACAGGCCCCGCCCGTGCCCGACTCCTACCCCTCCTGGTGGCGCGACCCGATCGTCAAGGACGGTTCACACGTCGGCGGTACGGGCTATCTCTGGGGCCCGTGGGACGCCCGGGACCGGGATGTCGCGGCGGCGGTGAACATCGCCCGCGGCACGCCCCGCCCGGACCTGCGCGCGACACGGGAGCCCCGGCCGCGCGGCCCGCGCTGGATCGGCGGCTGGGTGTTCCTGTTCGCGCTCGCCGCGGGCGGCCTCGGCTCGGGTCTGACATGGCACGACCGGCCCCTCGGTCCGAGCCTGCAGGTCGGTCTGTCCTGCGCGCTCGTCGTCTTCGGCCTGGGCATCGCGCTCAGCGCGTTCGTCGGGCGCACGGGAGCCGGCTCGCTCTTCCTGGCCGTGCTCACGGCGGCCCTGCTGGCCGGCTCGGTGGCCCTGCCGAAGGACATCACCACCCACTGGAAGCGGACCGCCTGGACACCGGCCGCGGTCACCGACGTACGGAAGAACTACGCACTCGGCACCGGCGTCGGCACCCTCGATCTGAGCCGGCTCGAACTCGCCGGGGGCCAGACGGTGACAGCGCGCGCGGAGGTGGGCGCGGGGCGGCTCGAAGTGGTGGTCCCGAAGGACGTGACCGTACGGCTCAGCATCGATGTGGGCCTCGGGGACATCCAGTTGCCCGGGGACGGCAAGAAGGACGTGGACGTGGAGCCCGGCAAGGTCAAGCAGGTGACGCTGGCCCCGGCGGCCGGCACCCGGCACGGCGGAACACTCGACCTCGACCTTCACGTCGGTGTCGGCCAGGCGGAGGTGACCCGTGGCACGTCATGA